The Thermodesulfovibrionales bacterium genome contains the following window.
GGGAAAGGGCGCGGCAATTGGCGCCGTAGCGGGCACAATGGTCGGTGGTCGTCAGGCCAGGCAGAACAAGGCGACAAAGGAGCAGCAGGCTGAGCAGGCGAAAGCCGGTGCTCTTCAGCAGTTCAACAAGGCCTTCGGTGTGTGCATGGAGGGCCGGGGTTATGCGGTTAAATAAGGAGGGAAAAGAAATGAGGACAATCGCATGTCTGATTCTGTTCGGTTTTTGTGTGGCTGTTTCTCCCGTACGCGCCGAGGATGTCTTTGATGGCACGAAGCCGCTCCTTTGCGCGAGCATTGAAGCCCTTGATTGTGATCCTGGCGTGGAATGTGTAAGAGGTCTTGCCGAGGACATGGGTGCCCCGAAATTTGTACGCGTCGATTTTTCAAAAAAAGAGATCAGAGGCCCCGTGCAGACAGCGAAGATCCTTTCCATGGAGAAGGATGATCACCAGATCGTTCTTCAGGGATACGAGATAGGGATGGGGTGGACCTTTGCCATTGATCGTGCCACCGGTGATGCGAGAATATCCTTTGCGGGAGGAAATGAGACTTTCATTATTTTCGGAGCCTGTACATCCAATCCGTAGAACGGACCGGGGCAGAAAGAATCGTATTTTTGTAGGGACCTTGAGACGACCGGAGAATGATCTCAGGATGAGAGGAGGCCGACGTGATCTCTCTCGATGTCAACGACAAAAAGTATGAAGTGGAGGCGAGCCCGGATATGCCCTTGCTCTGGGTCATTCGGGAAAAACTCGGACTTACGGGGACCAAGTATGGGTGCGGTATAGCCCAGTGCGGCGCCTGTACCGTACATATCGACGGGAAGGCAGAGAGGTCCTGTCAGATCCCGTTGAAAGACGCGCAGGGAAAGAAGATCACCACGATAGAGGGGATCCCCGAAACGCATCCGGTCAAGAAAGCCTGGATCGATGACGATGTCCCGCAATGCGGCTATTGCCATCCGGGACAGATCATGTCCGCCGTGGCTTTGCTGAAAGAGAATCCCCTGCCGAGCGATGAAGACATCAACTCTGCCATGTCCGGAAATATCTGCCGCTGCGGCACCTATCAGCGTATTCGGCGCGCCATCCATCATGCCGCTCGTGTGCCGGCAGAAGGAGGGAAGCGATGAGCGATATCATAAACATAAGCCGCCGCGACTTTCTCAAGACCGGCGCCCTTGCGGGAGGAGGATTGATCCTCGGCTTTTCAATCACTCCCGGAAGATCTCTTCCCGAGGCCGCAGCCGAGACCGGGACCTTTGCGCCGAACGCATTTATCCGGATCGGTACAGATGACTCGATAACGATCATTGTGAACAAATCTGAAATGGGGCAGGGAGTATACACCTCGCTCCCGATGCTTGTTGCCGAGGAGCTCGAAGCCGACTGGTCAAAGATCCGCGTTGAACCCGCTCCCGTCGACCCTGCCTACAATCACACCCAATGGGGAGGCGCGCAGGGGACAGGGGGAAGCACGAGTGTGAGAAGTGAGTGGGACCGGCTCCGCAGGGCAGGGGCAACTGCGCGGATGATGCTCATCGCAGCGGCAGGTGATATCTGGAAGGTAAATCCTGAGAGCTGCCGGGCTGAGAAGAGTTTCGTGATCAGTCCGACAGGCAGCCGCCTCTCTTACGGGGCGTTGGCAGAGAAGGCCTCCACCCTTGAGCTGCCGAAGGATGTCCCTCTGAAGAAACCCGGGGAACTGAAGCTTCTTGGCAAGGCCATGAAACGCCTCGACACACCCGATAAGGTGAAGGGCAAGGCCCTCTTTGGTATCGACGTGAAGGTGCCCGGCATGCTTACCGCCGTCGTCCTCCGTCCTTCTGTTTTCGGTGGTAAGATAAAGAGCTTCAATGCCGATAAGGCGAAGGCTGTGCCCGGTGTCAAGACTGTTGCGCAGATCGATTCAGGGCTAGCAGTTATCGCTGGTGATTTCTGGTCAGCCCTTCGGGGCCGCGACGCCCTCGAAGTCGTTTGGGACGAAGGCCCTCTCGCCACCCTTGATACTCAAAAGCAGCGCGGGGAATACGCCGCTCTCGCAAAAAAGAGCGGGCTGGTGGCGAGGAAGGAGGGAGATGCTGAAAAGGCGCTCGAGCAGGCTGCCAAAAAGATCAGCGCCGAATATGAGGTCCCCTATCTCGCCCATGCGTGCATGGAGCCCCTGAACTGCCTCATCGACCTCCGCGCCGACAGCTGCGAGATCTGGACCGGCACCCAGTTGCAGACAGCCGACCAATATGCTGCAGCACGTATCTCCGGTCTCAAGGCCGAACAGATTAAGATCCATACAACTTACTTGGGCGGCGGCTTCGGCAGGAGGGCGAATCCGCAATCGGACTTTGTTTCAGAGGCGGTTCGCGTTGCAAAGGCAGCGAAGCAGCCGGTAAAGGTTGTATGGACGCGCGAGGATGACATGAAGGGCGGGTTCTACCGGCCGATGTGGCATGACAGGATATCTGCGGGACTCGATAAGGACGGCATTCCCGTCGCCTGGCGACACACGATTGTCGGGCAGTCGATCGTGGCGGGTACGGCCTTTGAGAAGATGCTCATGAAGAACGGCATCGATGAAACGTCCGTTGAAGGAGCAAGGGATATCCCCTACGCTATTCCGAACATCCTCGTCGATCTCCACAGCCCTGAAATCGGCGTGCCCGTCCAGTGGTGGCGCTCTGTCGGCCACTCTCACACCGCTTTTGTCGTTGAGAGCTTTCTTGATGAACTAGCGCATGCAGCGGGCAAGGACCCTTACGACTACCGTACCATGCTGATTAAAGATCACCCGCGATACCTGGGGGTTCTGAAGCTCGCTGCTGAAAAGGCGGCCTGGGGCGGGCCTTTGCCAACAGGACGGGGGAGGGGCATTGCGGTCCACGAGTCCTTCGGGAGTTTTGTTGCGCAGGTGGCTGAAGTGTCGCTGAATTCGGACGGATCGGTTCGGGTGCACAAAGTGACATGTGTCATAGATTGCGGAAAGATTGTGAATCCCGATACGATCGGTGCGCAGATGGAATCGGGGATCGTCTTCGGCCTCTCAGCGCTTCTCCACGGCAAGATAACCTTCAAGAATGGCCGCGTCGAGCAGGGTAATTTTGACGATTATCCGGTCCTGCGATTAAACGAGATGCCCACCGTTGATGTTGTTATTGCGCCGAGCAAGGAAGCCCCTGGCGGCGTTGGAGAACCGGGGGTTCCTCCAATCGCTCCTGCAGTTGCAAGTGCCATTTTTGCAGCGACAGGCAGGCGTATCCGGCGGCTTCCCATAAACCCTGAAGATTTGAAAAGGATCTGAATGCGGCGAGGAGAGACTATGAGTCATGAAGATGATGAGAAGGGATGCATGTGCGGCAAGGGGGTGACCCGCCGGCAGTTTCTTACTACCATGGGAGTGTCCGGTGTGGCGGTGGCGGCGGCCAGTCTGGGAGGAGAAAAAGAGGCAAGAGCGGCGGTCATAAGGTCAGGAGAGGCAACGAGGGTGAGTCTTACCATTAACGGGAAGATCCATCGCCTCCTTGTGGAGCCCCGTTGGTCGCTGCTTTATGTCCTCCGCGAAGAGCTTGGACTCACAGGGACCAAGGTTGGCTGCGAGCGGGGCGAGTGCGGCGCCTGTAGTGTCCTCATTGAGAATGCGCCCCGCTATGCCTGTATGACCCTCGCAGTCGAGGCAGAGGGAATGGAGATCACGACCATCGAGGGACTCATGGATGGTGAACAATTGGGGGCAGTGCAGCAGGCTTTTCTTGAGCATGACGCCCTGCAGTGCGGTTACTGCACTCCGGGGCAGATCATGGCCGTTGAAGGCCTGTTACGAAAAAACCGTGAGCCCTCCCTTGACGAGATACGACGGGGAGTGAGCGGGAATGTCTGCCGCTGCGGTGCCTATACCAATATCTTCAAGGCAGCAAAAAGGGCAGGTGAACTGAAGCGGAGAGGAGGTGCATGATGGCTGCTGATCGCGGCTTTTATTACCTCCGGGGCATTCCTGTGCCCGATACCCCTCCGCCGGACAAGGACCCTCAGCCCTGGGAAAAGACTGGGGTGATCGGCCAACCGCTCCCGAGAGTGGATGGCTATGATAGGGTGAGCGGTTTAGCCCTTTATCCTTCCGATATCATACTCCCGAATATGCTCTATGCTGCCTTACTCGGCTGCCCCCATCCCCATGCCCGCGTCGAGAAGATCGATACCTCGGCCGCGGAAAAGATGCCGGGTGTGCGTGCGGTCATTACCGGATCCTCTCCGGAAGCCGACTTGTCGTGGATCTATTCTGCTGATATGAAGACCAAGTTGTTTGATCCTCTCTGCAGATTTGAAGGAGAGGCGATAGCCGCCGTCGCAGCCGAGACAAACTATCAGGCATGGGATGGAGTCCGGGCAATAAAGGTTGCCTATACGTTGCTTCCTTTTTTGGCGGATGAGCTGAGGGCCCTCGGCCCAGGCTCGCCGGCTGTTCATACCGGAGGAAACAGGGTCAAGACGGAAAAGTATTCACGGGGAGACGTTGAAAGGGGTTTTGCAGAGGCTGACGTTGTTCTCGAAGAGACGTACCGGAGTGAGTGCGAATTGCACACGCCAGCAGAGCTGCACGGGTGTGTTGCGCGGTGGGACGGCGACAGGCTCACCATCTGGCAATCAACGCAGGGGGTCTATTCTATCCAGGCGCGTGTGGCTGAAATTTTGAGCCTGCCTCTTTCGAAGGTCCGGGTCATCGGCCATTATATGGGAGGAGGTTTCGGCAGTAAACTTCAGGCCGACAAATTCACCATCATCGCTGCACTCCTTGCAAAGAAGACCAGCCGTCCCGTGAAGCTCTTCCTTACCCGTGAGGAGACATTCCTCGCCGCAGGAAACCGGCCGCCCGCTTCGATGCGGCTCAAGGCCGGAGTGAAGCGGGACGGAACCCTTGTGGCCCTCGACTTCTCTTGCGTCGCCACAGGCGGCGCCTATCCTTCAGGCGGTGCAAGCCTCGTAGACTGGCTCGTGAGGGACCTCTATCTCTGTCCGAATGTCAGGACGGAAACAACCGATGTCTATATCAATGCCGGTCCTGCCAGGCCCTTCCGGGCGCCAGGTCATCCTCAGGGTTCATGGGCCCTTGAGCAGATGCTCGATTCCCTTGCCGAAAAGATAGGGATGGACCCTGTTGAACTGAGGCTGAAAAATATTCCTTCTTACAGCCAGGCCCGGCCGGGAAACCCCCCTTACACGACGACCGGTTTGGCCAGATGTCTTACGGAGGGAGCGACGGCCTTTGGCTGGAAAGAGGGGAGGAAGAAGACCGCGGAGACCAAAGACGGCGGATATCTTCGGAGAGGCGTTGGAATGGCGAGTGCCCTGTGGTTTGCCGGCGGCGGAAACCCTCCATCAACAGTAATCGTGAAGGTCTTCTCAGACGGAAGCGTCAGCCTGAACATGGGCGCGAGCGATATCGGCACCGGTACAAAGACAATTATGGCCATGGTCATTGCTGAAGAACTCGGAATAAGACCGGGAGTGATACAGATTGAGCATGCGGACACGGGAACGACTCAATATGCCACGCCGAGCGGAGGAAGCAAGACGGTACCGACGGAAGCCCCCGCCGTAAGGGCAGCCGCAGTCCACGTGAAGCAGCAGTTGCTTGCCCTCGCGGCAGAGCACCTTAAGACCGATGTTTCATCCCTTACCCTCAGCGGAGATTCGGTTGTCTCTCAGGAGGAACCGTCCCGTCAGATAAAGATCAGGGATATTTCCGGTCTCAAGAAACGGGGAGTCCTTGTGGGCGTCGGCTACCGCGGCCCCAATCCCGAGGGGAAAGTGGTCAATCCCTTTGCCGCCCAATTCTGCGAAGTGGAAGTCAATACAAGGACCGGTGAAGTCAAGATCCTGCGTTTTCTCGGCGCTCACGACAGCGGGCGGGTGATGAACCGGTTGACCTACGATTGTCAGGTCTTCGGCGGCATTACCATGGGAGTGGGCTTTGCCATGACCGAGGTCAGGATTCTTGATCGTGATCAGACCGGCAAGATGGTGAACAGGAATTGGCATGACTACAAGATACCGACGGCAATGGATGTACCTGCGGAGATGGCCTCCCTGCCGGTGGAGCCTTATGACAGAGAGGCCAACACGACCGGAGCCAAAGGGCTCGGAGAGCCGGTCACCATTCCTACTGCTGCTGCGATCGCCAATGCAGTCTATAACGCCGTCGGAGTCCGTATCACCGGGACCCCGATCAATCCCTTGCAGCTCTGCAGTGCCCTGGCAGCGCTCCGGAAGGAGGGATAACGAAATGATGCCCGAGTTCGCCTATGTGCGTGCAAGGTCTTTGAGAGAAGCCCTTTCCGAGCTTTCTTCCGATGGAGCAAGGGTCCATGCCGGCGGTACCGATCTCCTCGGCTGTCTCCGTGACGGTGTCTTCAGTGCGACGAAGGTTGTCAGCATGAGCGGCCTGAGCGAATTGAGAGGCATTGAGGAGACTGCTGGAGGGGTCCGCATTGGCGCCCTCGTCACGCTCTCCGAACTTGCCGATAATCCTCTTATCAAAGGGCGATATCCGGCGCTTTCCCAGGGTGCTTCAGAGGCAGCGAGCCCACAGCTTCGCAACCAGGGCACCGTGGCCGGAAATCTCTGCCAGAAACCGCGGTGCTGGTATTATCGAGGGGAATTCAACTGTCTCAGAAAGGGGGGTGACCGTTGTTTTGCCGTTGCTGGAGAAAACCATTATCATGCTATCCTCGGTGGAGAGAGATGTTACATCGTTCACCCCTCTGATACAGCACCCGCCCTTGTCGCCTACGGCGCGGTGGTTCACACGGCAGGGTCGAAAGGAAAACGAGAGATACCGGCAGAGAAGTTCTTTGTTCTGCCTGCGCATGACGTGACAAGAGAGACGGTGTTGGAGTCCGGTGAGATCGTAACGGAAATCGTTCTTTCTTCACCGACCCAGGGGGTCAGGAGTTCCTATCATAAGGTGAGGGCTCGGCAGTCTTGGGACTTCGCCCTTGCCGGTGTCGCCCTTGTGCTGCAGCTGAAGGGAGAGATTGTCGGCGATGCGAAGATTGTGCTGACCGGTGCGGCACCTGTCCCCTGGCGTTCGTTCGAGGCAGAGGAAGCCGTCACCGGAAAGGTTCTGAATGAGGATGTCGCCAGGAAGGCTGCCAGTGCAGCAGTAAGAAGGGCGCGACCGCTTGAGCACAACGGGTACAAGATTCCGCTTTTTAGGGGCCTCATTGAAGAGGCGTTGATAGCCCTCACTCGATCATAAGAATTATGTTAAGGACATGCTATGGATATCTATGAAGAACTCCTGAGGATCAGGAAGGAGGGCAGACCGTGCGCCCTTGCCACCATTGTGCAGTCAGACGGCTCATCTCCCCAGAAGGAAGGAGCAAAGATCCTCGTCAGGGAGGACGGATCGATCGTTGGGACCCTCGGCGGCGGATGTATCGAAGCCGAGGTGATTGATCTCTCCCTGCTGGCGATCAAAGACGGTTTGCCCCAGACCATCCCTTTTAACCTGACGGAGAAACAGGGCGGTCTCCTCTGCGGGGGGAAACTCCTTGTTTTCATTGAACCCATACTTCCCAAACAGCATGTCGTGATCCTCGGGGCGGGTCATGTAGGCAAGGCCCTTTCGACGGTCGCAAGCTTTTCCGGCTTCCGGGTTACTGTCGTCGATGATCGCGAGGAGTTCGCAAACAGCAGGAACCTCCCTCATGCCGATCATGTTGTCCTCTCTGGATTCGCGGATCCCTTTTTGGGATGTGTTGTCGACGGTGATTCCTATATCGTCATCGCTACGAGGGGTCATAATCATGACTTCGAAGCCCTCAGGGCAGCCCTGACAACGGAAGCTCGTTTTGTGGGTCTCGTCGGAAGCAAACGCAAGAAAGCCGTTCTCTCGAGGTATCTCAAGGAGGCGGGATTCTCTGACGATGATGTCGCGCGAGTCATCACACCCGTCGGACTTCCCATAGGCTCGGTGACTCCCGAAGAGATAGCAATAAGTATCATGGCGCAGATTATCGCGAAGAGGAGAGGAAATGTCTCAGCAGGTTTCAGCCGTTCTTCTTGCAGCGGGATCGTCGAAGAGGATGGGGAAGCTGAAGCAGCTTCTTCCTCTCGGTGACCGGCCAGCCGTTCTCCGCTGTCTCGAAAGCATCAGGGGTGCCGGAATTGATGATATTGTGCTGGTGGTTGGACATGACAGCCAGGAGATCATGGGGGTCATTGAAGAATTCCCTGCGAAGGTGGTTTGTAATGCGGAACCCGAGACCGGTATGTATGATTCAGTGCGGCTCGGTCTCGGCAAGGTGGACCCCTCTGCTTCGGGCGTCTTCATCTGTCTTGCAGACCAGCCTCTCGTGAAGGCAGATACCCTTCTGTCCATGCGGTTCTGTCATGAGGAAAAGCCGGATATGATAATCATACCTCTTTACCGCGGGATGACAGGACATCCTCCCCTCCTGCCGAAGAGAATCCTGATCGAGGTCGAGCTCTTCCCTACGTTGAGGGATCTGATCCAGAGGCATGCAGAGGAGGTTCTCGGCGTTGAGGTTGCAGACGAAGGGGTGGTCCTTGACATGGACACCTGGGAAGATTACGAGCGCATGCTCGAATGTTTTCGGCAAGAAATACACTGAGTTGACTCTTATGATGGTAAGGCAGCCATGGGTCGAAGCCTTCTCCATCCGATGGGATTCAGGCAATGAGACACTGCGAAAATATGCATTGGTGGCGACTTACTGAGTCCACTCAAGGCTGTTGACAAAGCGTTTCCGCATAGTATAGATGCAGGGAGCATACGAAAATTCTCATCGAAAGGGGGTTTTTGAGATGACCGAACACGAAATCATTATCATAGGCGGTGGAATAAGCGGGCTCTCTCTCGCCCATTACTGTTCAAAGAGAGGGCTGAGACCCCTCGTCATAGAAAAAGAGAACCGTATAGGAGGCACCTTTTATACGTATTCAAAGGACAGCTTCTGGTTTGAACTCGGCGCCCATACCTGTTACAACTCTTATGGAAACCTCGTTGACCTCCTTAACGAAACGGGCCTTCTTGGAAGGATCGTGAAACCGGGTAAAGCAGGATACCGACTCTTCTCGAATGGAGCAATAGAGACTCTCACCTCTCAACTCAACTTTCCAGAACTCCTCGTTTCTTTGCCGAGATTCTTCAGTGCGAAGCCTGAGGGCGAGACGGTAGAGTCGTATTATTCAAAGGTGGTTGGCAAGAGGAATTTTGAGCGTGTCGTCGGTCCGTTATTCAGTGCCGTCATCTGTCAGCGGGCAAACGATTTCCCCGCCGACATGCTTTTCAAGAAACGGGTGCGCCGCAGAGAGGTGATCAAGAAGTTCACCCTTCCCGGAGGGATTCAGACCATCACCGATGCCATCGCTGCTGAACCTGGGATTGTGACGGTACGAGGTAAGGAAGTGAAGGAGATCTCGTACAGTTCTGGCGTCTTCACAGTGTTGGCAGTCGATGGCAGCAACTTCGAGAGCAGGAAGCTTGCCCTTGCCACTCCGTCGGGAACGGCTGCGGCAGTGCTGAGCAAATCCTTCCCCAATCTTTCAAAGATACTTGCGGCAATCGGCGCTGAGAAGGTCGAGACGCTGGGCGTCATCGTAAGGAAGGATGCGGTGAAACTCCCTGCGATCGCGGCCCTCGCTGCCTCTCAAGGAAACTTC
Protein-coding sequences here:
- a CDS encoding xanthine dehydrogenase family protein subunit M: MMPEFAYVRARSLREALSELSSDGARVHAGGTDLLGCLRDGVFSATKVVSMSGLSELRGIEETAGGVRIGALVTLSELADNPLIKGRYPALSQGASEAASPQLRNQGTVAGNLCQKPRCWYYRGEFNCLRKGGDRCFAVAGENHYHAILGGERCYIVHPSDTAPALVAYGAVVHTAGSKGKREIPAEKFFVLPAHDVTRETVLESGEIVTEIVLSSPTQGVRSSYHKVRARQSWDFALAGVALVLQLKGEIVGDAKIVLTGAAPVPWRSFEAEEAVTGKVLNEDVARKAASAAVRRARPLEHNGYKIPLFRGLIEEALIALTRS
- a CDS encoding XdhC/CoxI family protein produces the protein MDIYEELLRIRKEGRPCALATIVQSDGSSPQKEGAKILVREDGSIVGTLGGGCIEAEVIDLSLLAIKDGLPQTIPFNLTEKQGGLLCGGKLLVFIEPILPKQHVVILGAGHVGKALSTVASFSGFRVTVVDDREEFANSRNLPHADHVVLSGFADPFLGCVVDGDSYIVIATRGHNHDFEALRAALTTEARFVGLVGSKRKKAVLSRYLKEAGFSDDDVARVITPVGLPIGSVTPEEIAISIMAQIIAKRRGNVSAGFSRSSCSGIVEEDGEAEAASSSR
- a CDS encoding nucleotidyltransferase family protein codes for the protein MGKLKQLLPLGDRPAVLRCLESIRGAGIDDIVLVVGHDSQEIMGVIEEFPAKVVCNAEPETGMYDSVRLGLGKVDPSASGVFICLADQPLVKADTLLSMRFCHEEKPDMIIIPLYRGMTGHPPLLPKRILIEVELFPTLRDLIQRHAEEVLGVEVADEGVVLDMDTWEDYERMLECFRQEIH
- a CDS encoding xanthine dehydrogenase family protein molybdopterin-binding subunit, which produces MSDIINISRRDFLKTGALAGGGLILGFSITPGRSLPEAAAETGTFAPNAFIRIGTDDSITIIVNKSEMGQGVYTSLPMLVAEELEADWSKIRVEPAPVDPAYNHTQWGGAQGTGGSTSVRSEWDRLRRAGATARMMLIAAAGDIWKVNPESCRAEKSFVISPTGSRLSYGALAEKASTLELPKDVPLKKPGELKLLGKAMKRLDTPDKVKGKALFGIDVKVPGMLTAVVLRPSVFGGKIKSFNADKAKAVPGVKTVAQIDSGLAVIAGDFWSALRGRDALEVVWDEGPLATLDTQKQRGEYAALAKKSGLVARKEGDAEKALEQAAKKISAEYEVPYLAHACMEPLNCLIDLRADSCEIWTGTQLQTADQYAAARISGLKAEQIKIHTTYLGGGFGRRANPQSDFVSEAVRVAKAAKQPVKVVWTREDDMKGGFYRPMWHDRISAGLDKDGIPVAWRHTIVGQSIVAGTAFEKMLMKNGIDETSVEGARDIPYAIPNILVDLHSPEIGVPVQWWRSVGHSHTAFVVESFLDELAHAAGKDPYDYRTMLIKDHPRYLGVLKLAAEKAAWGGPLPTGRGRGIAVHESFGSFVAQVAEVSLNSDGSVRVHKVTCVIDCGKIVNPDTIGAQMESGIVFGLSALLHGKITFKNGRVEQGNFDDYPVLRLNEMPTVDVVIAPSKEAPGGVGEPGVPPIAPAVASAIFAATGRRIRRLPINPEDLKRI
- a CDS encoding xanthine dehydrogenase family protein molybdopterin-binding subunit; this encodes MMAADRGFYYLRGIPVPDTPPPDKDPQPWEKTGVIGQPLPRVDGYDRVSGLALYPSDIILPNMLYAALLGCPHPHARVEKIDTSAAEKMPGVRAVITGSSPEADLSWIYSADMKTKLFDPLCRFEGEAIAAVAAETNYQAWDGVRAIKVAYTLLPFLADELRALGPGSPAVHTGGNRVKTEKYSRGDVERGFAEADVVLEETYRSECELHTPAELHGCVARWDGDRLTIWQSTQGVYSIQARVAEILSLPLSKVRVIGHYMGGGFGSKLQADKFTIIAALLAKKTSRPVKLFLTREETFLAAGNRPPASMRLKAGVKRDGTLVALDFSCVATGGAYPSGGASLVDWLVRDLYLCPNVRTETTDVYINAGPARPFRAPGHPQGSWALEQMLDSLAEKIGMDPVELRLKNIPSYSQARPGNPPYTTTGLARCLTEGATAFGWKEGRKKTAETKDGGYLRRGVGMASALWFAGGGNPPSTVIVKVFSDGSVSLNMGASDIGTGTKTIMAMVIAEELGIRPGVIQIEHADTGTTQYATPSGGSKTVPTEAPAVRAAAVHVKQQLLALAAEHLKTDVSSLTLSGDSVVSQEEPSRQIKIRDISGLKKRGVLVGVGYRGPNPEGKVVNPFAAQFCEVEVNTRTGEVKILRFLGAHDSGRVMNRLTYDCQVFGGITMGVGFAMTEVRILDRDQTGKMVNRNWHDYKIPTAMDVPAEMASLPVEPYDREANTTGAKGLGEPVTIPTAAAIANAVYNAVGVRITGTPINPLQLCSALAALRKEG
- a CDS encoding (2Fe-2S)-binding protein codes for the protein MISLDVNDKKYEVEASPDMPLLWVIREKLGLTGTKYGCGIAQCGACTVHIDGKAERSCQIPLKDAQGKKITTIEGIPETHPVKKAWIDDDVPQCGYCHPGQIMSAVALLKENPLPSDEDINSAMSGNICRCGTYQRIRRAIHHAARVPAEGGKR
- a CDS encoding FAD-dependent oxidoreductase, with product MTEHEIIIIGGGISGLSLAHYCSKRGLRPLVIEKENRIGGTFYTYSKDSFWFELGAHTCYNSYGNLVDLLNETGLLGRIVKPGKAGYRLFSNGAIETLTSQLNFPELLVSLPRFFSAKPEGETVESYYSKVVGKRNFERVVGPLFSAVICQRANDFPADMLFKKRVRRREVIKKFTLPGGIQTITDAIAAEPGIVTVRGKEVKEISYSSGVFTVLAVDGSNFESRKLALATPSGTAAAVLSKSFPNLSKILAAIGAEKVETLGVIVRKDAVKLPAIAALAASQGNFYSFVSRDTFPDAVFRGFAFHFRAGAVSYEAKLDSIRSVLGTGDFEHIVTAEHVIPSLRLGHKEVIREIDGLIAGIPLLLTGNYFTGLAIEDCLSRSRQEFNRLGP
- a CDS encoding (2Fe-2S)-binding protein: MSHEDDEKGCMCGKGVTRRQFLTTMGVSGVAVAAASLGGEKEARAAVIRSGEATRVSLTINGKIHRLLVEPRWSLLYVLREELGLTGTKVGCERGECGACSVLIENAPRYACMTLAVEAEGMEITTIEGLMDGEQLGAVQQAFLEHDALQCGYCTPGQIMAVEGLLRKNREPSLDEIRRGVSGNVCRCGAYTNIFKAAKRAGELKRRGGA